The Magnolia sinica isolate HGM2019 chromosome 10, MsV1, whole genome shotgun sequence genome includes a window with the following:
- the LOC131217343 gene encoding leucine-rich repeat extensin-like protein 4, which produces MQASGRLFLILSLFLSLSTSSFAFSDAHANLIARRQLLKLIGKGDLPDDYDLQVEVNEEFKNPRLRRAYIALQAWKKTIFSDPSQATANWEGPNVCSYNGVFCSPALDVPSFEVVSGIDLNDWDIAGYLPVELGLLTDISVFHINSNRFCGIIPKSFSRLSLLHELDVSNNHFVGPFPKVVLGIPVLKYLDLRFNDFEGPLPVELFDKDLDALFLNDNRFSSSIPENIGNSTASVIVFANNNFGGCIPSSILKMTNTLNEIVMMNSGLSGCLPSDIGLLGNLTVLNVGSNSLEGVLPNSLSELKSLVDLDISNNKLTGVVPESICRLPNLSNFTFSYNYFDGEAKDCVPSSRSDVFLDDKSNCVPDRPEQKTAEMCAPVVGRPVDCAKSKCSGGGGGGGGGGGGGGGGGGGGGGGGGGGLGGPTFNDDDTWTSISMPPSTSPTPSPIPAPTTPSSTPSPSPIPKTPSSSISISPSNSPMPSPIPPLGTESLSSISTPPSTSSTPSPVPAPVTPSSNPSPTPAPEIPPSTPAPVIPSPSPVLETPSPEQAPAPVTPSSNTSPTPAPEIPPSTPAPVIPSSSPVLETPSPEQAPASVTPSSNTSPTPAPEIPPSTPAPVIPSPSPVLETPLPEQAPAPVTPSSNPSPTPAPEIPPSTPAPVIPSPSPVLETPSPEQAPGPVTPSSNSSPTPAPEIPPSTPTPVIPSPSPVLETASPEQAPVPPTPSSGSTPVTPFPAPAPAPALTTTTLASAPAPVPSTFSSPPSFDTSPSPTPVIATPSSTPSTAPAPDTQSPTPAQVTPSTSPVPTTPSLAPAPVPMTPSPAPALVPTTPSLAPAPIPPTPSPEPAPISPTPSLEPSQGTPFPTPAPLTTTSASAPAPAPLRFSSPTSSDSSILPSL; this is translated from the coding sequence ATGCAAGCCTCTGGCCGCCTCTTCCTCATCCTCTCCCTCTTCCTATCTCTCTCCACCTCCTCCTTTGCCTTCTCCGATGCCCACGCTAACCTCATTGCCCGCCGCCAGCTCCTCAAGCTCATCGGCAAAGGCGATCTCCCTGACGACTATGATCTGCAGGTTGAAGTGAATGAAGAATTCAAAAATCCCAGGCTCCGGAGAGCCTACATCGCCCTCCAAGCATGGAAAAAAACTATCTTCTCCGACCCATCTCAGGCTACTGCCAATTGGGAAGGCCCCAATGTCTGTTCTTACAATGGGGTTTTCTGTTCGCCGGCTCTCGATGTCCCATCGTTCGAAGTCGTCTCTGGAATCGATCTCAACGACTGGGATATTGCCGGATATCTCCCTGTTGAATTAGGACTCCTCACTGACATTTCTGTCTTTCACATCAACAGCAATCGCTTCTGTGGCATTATCCCCAAAAGCTTCTCACGACTCTCTCTCCTCCATGAGCTCGATGTTAGCAATAACCACTTTGTGGGCCCATTCCCGAAAGTGGTTCTTGGGATTCCGGTATTGAAGTACCTCGACCTCCGTTTTAATGATTTTGAAGGGCCTTTGCCGGTAGAGCTCTTCGACAAGGACCTTGATGCTCTGTTTTTGAATGACAATCGGTTCAGTTCCAGTATCCCCGAAAATATCGGAAATTCAACGGCATCTGTCATCGTTTTTGCTAATAATAATTTCGGCGGCTGCATTCCAAGTAGCATTTTGAAAATGACTAACACTTTGAATGAGATTGTGATGATGAATAGCGGACTTTCAGGTTGTCTGCCATCTGATATTGGGTTATTGGGGAATCTAACGGTATTAAATGTTGGATCGAATTCGTTGGAGGGGGTACTTCCAAATAGCCTCTCTGAATTGAAGTCTCTGGTGGATTTGGACATCTCAAATAACAAGCTGACCGGAGTCGTGCCAGAGAGTATCTGTCGTCTGCCAAACCTCTCCAATTTCACATTCTCTTATAACTACTTCGACGGCGAGGCGAAGGACTGCGTGCCATCGTCGAGGTCAGACGTCTTTCTCGATGACAAGAGCAATTGTGTGCCGGACCGTCCTGAGCAGAAGACTGCGGAGATGTGCGCGCCGGTGGTGGGCCGCCCAGTCGACTGTGCAAAGTCCAAGTGTAGTGGTGGTGGTGGCGGCGGCGGCGGTGGCGGTGGTggcggtggtggtggtggaggaggtggtggtggtggtggtggtggtggattGGGTGGTCCGACATTTAATGACGATGACACATGGACATCCATTTCCATGCCTCCATCCACTTCTCCAACACCTTCGCCTATTCCAGCTCCCACGACACCGTCGTCAAcaccctctccctctccaatCCCGAAAACGCCATCGTCGTCCATTTCCATCTCTCCATCCAATTCTCCAATGCCTTCGCCTATTCCTCCTCTGGGGACAGAATCGCTGTCGTCCATTTCCACCCCTCCATCCACATCTTCCACGCCTTCACCTGTTCCTGCTCCAGTAACACCATCTTCAAATCCTTCCCCTACTCCAGCTCCAGAAATTCCGCCATCCACCCCAGCTCCAGTGATTCCATCACCTTCTCCAGTTCTTGAAACACCATCGCCGGAGCAGGCACCTGCTCCAGTGACACCATCTTCAAATACCTCCCCTACTCCAGCTCCAGAAATTCCGCCATCCACCCCAGCTCCAGTGATTCCATCATCTTCTCCAGTTCTAGAAACACCATCGCCGGAGCAGGCACCTGCTTCAGTGACACCATCTTCAAATACCTCCCCTACTCCAGCTCCAGAAATTCCGCCATCGACCCCAGCTCCAGTGATTCCATCACCTTCTCCAGTTCTAGAGACACCATTGCCAGAGCAGGCACCTGCTCCGGTGACGCCATCTTCAAACCCCTCCCCTACTCCAGCTCCAGAAATTCCGCCATCGACCCCAGCTCCTGTGATTCCATCACCTTCTCCAGTTCTGGAGACACCATCGCCAGAGCAGGCACCTGGTCCGGTGACGCCATCTTCAAACTCCTCCCCTACTCCAGCTCCAGAAATTCCGCCATCGACCCCAACTCCGGTAATTCCATCACCTTCTCCGGTTCTAGAGACCGCATCACCGGAGCAGGCTCCGGTTCCACCAACACCTTCATCGGGGTCTACTCCAGTGACACCATTTCCTGCACCTGCACCAGCACCTGCACTTACAACAACAACATTGGCATCGGCACCTGCTCCCGTGCCATCGACATTCTCTTCCCCACCGTCGTTTGATACTTCACCATCACCAACTCCAGTGATAGCAACCCCATCTTCAACACCCTCCACCGCTCCAGCTCCAGATACTCAGTCACCAACGCCAGCTCAAGTGACTCCATCGACTTCTCCGGTTCCAACGACACCATCACTGGCACCTGCTCCGGTTCCAATGACACCATCGCCGGCACCTGCTCTGGTTCCAACGACACCATCGCTGGCACCTGCTCCAATTCCACCAACACCATCGCCAGAACCTGCTCCAATTTCACCAACACCATCTCTGGAGCCTTCTCAAGGGACACCATTTCCTACACCTGCACCTCTAACAACGACGTCGGCATCGGCACCTGCTCCAGCGCCATTGAGATTCTCTTCCCCAACGTCGTCTGATTCTTCAATATTACCATCTCTATAA
- the LOC131257348 gene encoding pollen-specific protein C13-like — translation MAKLQSLSVIALLCFISAVAVVVHAHTREEFTVEGRVYCDTCRAGFVTTVTEFVPDAKVKIECHNRTTNKLTLEREGVTDASGTYRIMVPNDHEDDICEVVLVSSPMEGCKEAKKPINRARILLTNNNGISSEIRYANPLGFLKDKPLPCCAELLVKYIMSDEATF, via the exons ATGGCCAAGCTCCAATCTCTCTCTGTAATTGCTCTACTATGCTTCATCTCAGCCGTTGCTGTTGTTGTCCACGCCCACACCCGGGAGGAATTCACCGTCGAGGGCAGAGTCTATTGTGATACTTGCCGTGCAGGATTCGTGACCACCGTAACCGAATTTGTTCCAG ATGCTAAGGTGAAGATCGAGTGCCATAACAGGACGACAAATAAGCTGACTTTGGAGAGGGAAGGAGTCACCGATGCAAGTGGGACATACAGAATAATGGTCCCGAATGACCACGAAGACGATATCTGTGAAGTGGTACTAGTGAGCAGCCCGATGGAAGGGTGCAAAGAGGCAAAGAAACCGATTAACCGGGCCCGAATCCTGCTAACCAACAACAATGGCATCTCCTCCGAGATCCGATACGCCAACCCTTTGGGCTTCCTGAAGGACAAGCCACTCCCCTGTTGCGCCGAATTGCTCGTGAAATACATCATGTCGGATGAAGCGACGTTTTAA